Proteins from a genomic interval of Lactococcus protaetiae:
- a CDS encoding bifunctional riboflavin kinase/FAD synthetase has protein sequence MKILEFDENLKFDEDLVLVLGYFDGLHRGHQALFNEARKVATVLNLKIAVLTFPEKPTLTFEKFEPEMLLKLTSDKKRAELFAENGVDYLIFQDFTSKFAHQTANEFSENVVMKFRPKVVITGFDYTTGSDMKNLKSTENYRVIIIPEITDNQGKISSTRIRKAVENGDIAQANSLLGYPYETSGLVVHGFARGRQLGYPTANLVIKDYVHIPAVGVYTCDVIFDGERHRGFASIGYNDTFNGTEKTVEVHIFDFNGEIYGENLTVLWLDKIRDMVKFDDIDHLIEQMKDDENIARNYKTKK, from the coding sequence ATGAAAATATTAGAATTTGATGAAAATCTGAAATTTGACGAAGACCTTGTCTTAGTTTTAGGATATTTTGATGGCCTACATCGAGGACATCAAGCCCTTTTTAATGAAGCGCGAAAAGTGGCTACAGTGCTTAATTTAAAGATTGCAGTGCTAACTTTTCCTGAAAAACCTACATTAACTTTCGAAAAATTTGAACCAGAAATGCTTTTAAAATTGACTTCTGACAAGAAACGAGCAGAACTTTTTGCTGAGAATGGTGTAGATTACTTAATCTTCCAAGATTTTACTTCAAAATTTGCACATCAGACAGCCAATGAATTTTCAGAAAATGTTGTGATGAAGTTCAGGCCAAAAGTTGTAATCACTGGATTTGATTATACAACTGGTTCAGACATGAAAAATCTGAAAAGTACAGAGAATTATCGAGTGATTATTATTCCTGAGATTACGGATAACCAAGGGAAGATATCTTCTACCAGAATCCGAAAAGCAGTAGAAAACGGAGATATCGCTCAGGCTAATTCGCTTTTAGGCTATCCATACGAAACCTCAGGACTTGTTGTTCACGGATTTGCGCGCGGGCGTCAGCTTGGCTATCCCACTGCCAATTTGGTGATTAAAGATTATGTTCATATTCCAGCTGTAGGTGTCTATACCTGTGATGTCATTTTTGATGGTGAACGTCATCGTGGCTTTGCCTCGATTGGATATAACGACACTTTCAATGGTACAGAAAAAACGGTTGAAGTTCATATTTTTGATTTTAATGGAGAGATTTATGGAGAAAATTTGACCGTGCTTTGGCTGGATAAAATTCGAGATATGGTTAAATTTGACGATATTGACCATCTCATCGAACAAATGAAGGATGACGAGAATATCGCACGAAATTATAAAACCAAAAAGTAA
- the xerS gene encoding tyrosine recombinase XerS yields MKREQLVQNIEKLKKVMPDYVLEYYQSKLAVPYSLNTLYEYLKEYERFFTWLVDSNIIDNDKVSDIPLSVLENITKRDMESFILYLRERPRLNTHSTQYGVSQTTINRTLSALSSLYKYLTEEVENEHGEPYFYRNVMKKVQTKKKPETLSARAENIKGKLFLGDETQGFLDYIDMEYEKTLSNRALSSFQKNKERDLGIIALILASGIRLSEAVNVDLRDLHLNNMVIEVTRKGGKRDAVNVAPFAKSYLERYLEIREKRYKTMKKDLALFVTLYRGMPSRIDASSVEKLVAKYSQAFKIRVTPHKLRHTLATRLYAQTNSQVLVSHQLGHASTQVTDLYTHIIDEEQKNALDSL; encoded by the coding sequence ATGAAGCGTGAACAATTAGTACAAAATATTGAAAAATTAAAAAAGGTTATGCCTGACTATGTCCTAGAATATTATCAATCTAAGCTCGCAGTTCCTTATAGTCTTAATACTCTCTACGAATATCTCAAAGAATACGAACGTTTTTTTACTTGGTTAGTTGACTCCAATATTATTGACAATGATAAAGTTAGCGATATTCCTCTATCTGTCTTGGAAAATATTACTAAACGGGATATGGAATCTTTTATTCTATATCTTCGAGAACGGCCACGTTTGAATACTCACTCAACACAATACGGTGTCAGCCAAACGACGATTAACCGAACTTTATCAGCCTTATCGAGTCTTTACAAATATCTGACTGAGGAAGTCGAAAATGAGCATGGTGAACCCTACTTCTATCGTAATGTAATGAAAAAAGTGCAAACGAAGAAAAAACCTGAGACCTTATCAGCTCGTGCAGAAAACATTAAAGGCAAGCTTTTCTTAGGAGATGAAACACAAGGTTTTCTTGACTATATTGATATGGAATATGAAAAAACACTCTCTAATCGAGCGTTATCAAGTTTTCAGAAGAATAAAGAACGTGATTTAGGAATTATTGCATTGATTTTAGCTTCAGGTATTCGACTTTCTGAGGCAGTTAATGTTGATTTGAGAGATTTACATCTTAACAATATGGTGATTGAAGTTACGCGCAAAGGGGGAAAGCGGGATGCAGTAAATGTTGCACCTTTTGCAAAGAGTTACTTGGAGAGATATTTAGAAATTAGAGAAAAACGATACAAAACAATGAAAAAGGATCTTGCATTATTTGTTACATTATATCGAGGAATGCCAAGTAGAATTGACGCTTCAAGCGTTGAAAAATTAGTTGCTAAATATTCTCAGGCCTTTAAAATTCGAGTCACACCACATAAACTCAGACATACTCTCGCCACACGCTTATATGCTCAAACAAACTCGCAAGTTCTTGTTAGTCATCAATTAGGTCATGCTTCTACTCAGGTCACTGACCTTTACACGCATATCATTGATGAGGAACAGAAAAATGCCTTAGATAGTCTTTGA
- a CDS encoding TMEM175 family protein, translated as MLKFGKNRTYKHAVSTDRNLSELYFQTKGTISMSNERINAFSDGVFAILITIMVLELKTPSGPSLSALMDLKFVFFTYFVSFITIAIYWNNHHHIFYLLERVSGRILWWNMALLFFTSFLPFSTAWLSQYPAEQMPEILYGLNCLLVDIAFNILAIGVYKQQGLFNRMRDARWFWKAVWSIGILMISLAICLVFSIPFIVIAGVIASLLPWAVPDRQIEKGVNQ; from the coding sequence TTGCTGAAATTCGGTAAAAATAGAACTTACAAACACGCTGTCAGTACTGACAGAAACTTGTCAGAACTCTATTTCCAAACGAAAGGAACGATTAGTATGTCAAATGAGCGGATTAACGCCTTCTCTGATGGTGTGTTTGCAATTCTAATTACAATCATGGTTTTGGAGCTTAAAACTCCCTCTGGTCCCTCTTTGTCAGCGCTGATGGATTTGAAATTTGTCTTTTTTACTTATTTTGTCAGCTTCATAACTATCGCAATTTATTGGAACAACCATCATCATATTTTCTATTTATTAGAACGTGTTTCTGGACGAATATTGTGGTGGAATATGGCTTTGCTATTTTTTACAAGTTTTCTTCCTTTTTCGACAGCTTGGCTTTCTCAATATCCTGCAGAACAAATGCCCGAAATACTTTATGGACTAAACTGTTTATTAGTGGATATCGCTTTTAATATCTTAGCGATTGGAGTTTATAAGCAGCAAGGTTTGTTCAATCGAATGCGAGATGCACGTTGGTTTTGGAAAGCTGTTTGGTCAATTGGAATACTTATGATTAGTTTAGCTATCTGTCTTGTCTTTTCAATTCCTTTTATCGTAATAGCAGGAGTTATAGCTAGTTTATTACCGTGGGCGGTCCCTGACCGTCAAATCGAAAAAGGAGTCAATCAATAA
- a CDS encoding RidA family protein, whose protein sequence is MDTISTPHAPAAIGPYVQGKIVNGLLFASGQIALSPTTGEIVGDTIELQTEQVMKNISALLEAAGSDFDHVVKTTCFLKNINDFAKFNTVYAQAFGSMFPARSAVGVAGLPKEALVEIEIIAEIR, encoded by the coding sequence ATGGATACTATTTCTACACCTCATGCACCTGCCGCAATCGGACCTTATGTTCAAGGGAAGATTGTCAATGGTTTGCTCTTTGCCTCTGGACAAATTGCATTGAGCCCTACCACTGGAGAAATCGTTGGTGATACCATCGAACTTCAAACCGAACAAGTGATGAAAAATATTAGTGCGCTTTTAGAAGCTGCTGGGTCAGATTTTGACCATGTAGTCAAAACGACTTGTTTTTTAAAAAATATTAATGACTTTGCTAAATTCAATACCGTCTATGCCCAAGCCTTTGGAAGTATGTTTCCAGCACGTTCAGCTGTTGGTGTAGCTGGTTTGCCCAAAGAAGCACTTGTCGAAATTGAAATAATTGCTGAAATTCGGTAA
- the budA gene encoding acetolactate decarboxylase, with protein MTEITQLFQYNTLGALMAGLYEGTMTIGELLKHGNLGVGTLDSIDGELIVLDGKAYQAKGDKTIVELGDDVTVPYAAVVPHQAEVIFKQRFTATDKELEERIESYFDGQNLFRSIKIKGEFSKMHVRMIPRAKEGTKFVEVSQHQPEYFEENVKGTIVGIWTPEMFHGVSVAGYHLHFISDDFAFGGHVLDFVIENGTVEIGAIDQLNQSFPVQDRKFLFANLDIESLKKDIDVAEG; from the coding sequence ATGACAGAAATCACACAACTTTTTCAATATAACACACTTGGCGCCTTAATGGCAGGCCTTTATGAAGGCACAATGACCATTGGTGAATTACTCAAGCATGGTAATTTGGGAGTTGGAACATTGGATTCAATTGATGGTGAGCTGATTGTTCTTGATGGGAAAGCTTATCAGGCTAAAGGAGATAAGACCATTGTGGAGTTGGGAGATGATGTAACTGTTCCTTATGCAGCTGTTGTTCCTCATCAAGCGGAAGTTATTTTTAAACAACGCTTCACTGCTACAGACAAAGAACTAGAAGAAAGAATCGAAAGTTATTTTGATGGACAAAATTTATTTCGTTCAATTAAAATTAAAGGAGAGTTTTCTAAAATGCACGTGCGGATGATTCCTCGTGCTAAAGAAGGAACAAAATTTGTTGAAGTTTCACAACATCAGCCTGAATACTTTGAAGAAAACGTTAAAGGGACGATTGTCGGCATTTGGACACCTGAAATGTTTCATGGTGTTAGTGTAGCAGGATATCATTTACATTTTATTAGTGATGATTTTGCATTTGGAGGTCATGTTTTGGACTTTGTGATAGAAAACGGTACGGTTGAAATTGGTGCGATTGACCAATTGAATCAATCATTTCCAGTACAAGACCGTAAGTTCTTATTTGCCAATCTTGACATTGAGTCACTCAAAAAAGATATTGATGTTGCTGAAGGATAA
- the ilvA gene encoding threonine ammonia-lyase IlvA: MLSAKEVESAYEVLKPIVTKTPLQLDPYLSDKYQANIYLKEENLQKVRSFKLRGAYYSISKLSDEQRSRGVVCASAGNHAQGVAFAANQLNIDAIIFMPVTTPNQKISQVKFFGGNHVDIRLIGDTFDESAKAAKLFSQNQEKPFIDPFNDENVIAGQGTVALEIFSQAQELKVKFDKILVQIGGGGLIAGITTYANEVHPEVEIIGVEAKGAMSMKAAFNSGRPITLEHIDKFADGIAVATVGEKTYDAIKDKVKQLLAVDEGLISQTILELYSKLGIVAEPAGATSVAALELIKDEIKGKNVVCIISGGNNDISRMQEIEERALVYEGLKHYFVINFPQRPGALRTFVSDILGPNDDITRFEYIKRADKGKGPCLVGILLAHPDDYDSLIERIEQFDSRYVNLHGNESLYELLV, from the coding sequence ATGTTAAGTGCTAAAGAAGTTGAATCTGCATATGAGGTGTTAAAACCAATTGTTACCAAGACTCCGCTACAATTGGACCCATACTTATCCGATAAATACCAAGCAAATATTTATCTAAAAGAAGAAAATTTACAAAAAGTACGTTCTTTTAAATTACGAGGTGCTTATTATTCAATCAGTAAATTAAGTGACGAGCAACGTTCACGAGGTGTAGTATGCGCTAGTGCAGGAAATCATGCACAAGGTGTTGCCTTTGCTGCGAATCAACTAAATATTGACGCAATTATTTTTATGCCAGTAACAACACCTAATCAAAAAATTTCTCAGGTCAAGTTTTTTGGAGGAAATCATGTTGATATTCGCTTGATTGGTGATACTTTTGATGAATCTGCTAAAGCCGCAAAACTTTTTTCTCAAAATCAAGAAAAACCTTTCATTGACCCTTTTAATGATGAAAATGTTATTGCAGGTCAAGGAACGGTGGCATTAGAAATTTTTTCTCAAGCTCAAGAGCTTAAGGTTAAGTTTGATAAAATTTTGGTGCAGATTGGCGGAGGAGGATTAATTGCAGGGATTACGACATATGCTAATGAGGTTCATCCAGAAGTAGAGATAATTGGTGTAGAAGCAAAAGGAGCAATGAGTATGAAAGCTGCTTTTAACTCTGGAAGACCAATAACTTTGGAACACATTGATAAATTTGCTGATGGGATTGCCGTTGCTACCGTTGGTGAAAAAACCTATGACGCCATCAAAGACAAAGTAAAACAACTCCTTGCTGTTGATGAAGGATTAATTTCACAAACGATTTTAGAGCTTTATTCTAAATTAGGTATTGTCGCAGAACCTGCTGGAGCGACATCTGTCGCTGCTTTAGAATTGATTAAAGATGAGATAAAAGGTAAAAACGTCGTTTGCATTATCAGTGGCGGAAACAACGATATTAGCCGTATGCAAGAAATTGAAGAAAGAGCATTGGTTTATGAAGGTTTAAAACATTATTTTGTGATTAATTTTCCTCAAAGACCTGGTGCTTTGCGTACTTTTGTAAGTGATATTTTAGGACCAAACGATGATATCACGCGTTTTGAATACATCAAACGAGCAGATAAAGGAAAAGGGCCTTGTCTTGTTGGTATTTTACTCGCTCACCCAGACGACTATGATTCACTCATCGAGAGAATCGAACAATTTGATAGTCGTTACGTTAATTTACACGGAAATGAGAGCCTGTATGAATTATTAGTCTGA
- the ilvC gene encoding ketol-acid reductoisomerase yields the protein MAVTMYYEEDVEVAALAGKKIAIVGYGSQGHAHAQNLRDSGHDVIIGVRHGKSFDKAKEDGFNTYEVGEAVKKADVIMVLAPDELQQSIYENDIKPNLKAGSALGFAHGFNIHFGYIKVPENVDVFMVAPKAPGHLVRRTYTEGFGTPALFVSHQDATGHARDIAMDWAKGIGCARVGIIETTFKEETEEDLFGEQAVLCGGLTALVEAGFETLTEAGYAGELAYFEVLHEMKLIVDLMYEGGFTKMRQSISNTAEFGDYVTGPRIITDEVKANMKLVLADIQSGKFAQDFVDDFKAGRPKLTAYREAAKNLEIEKIGAELRKAMPFTQSGDDDAFKIYQ from the coding sequence ATGGCAGTTACAATGTATTATGAAGAAGATGTAGAAGTTGCAGCACTTGCAGGTAAAAAAATTGCAATTGTTGGCTACGGTTCACAGGGACACGCTCATGCACAAAATTTACGTGATAGCGGTCATGATGTAATTATCGGGGTTCGTCATGGTAAATCCTTTGATAAAGCAAAAGAAGATGGTTTTAATACTTATGAAGTGGGAGAAGCTGTCAAAAAAGCTGATGTTATCATGGTTCTTGCGCCTGATGAGCTTCAACAATCTATTTATGAAAATGACATTAAACCCAATTTAAAAGCTGGTTCAGCACTTGGATTTGCACATGGTTTTAATATTCATTTTGGTTATATCAAAGTACCAGAAAATGTAGATGTATTCATGGTTGCACCTAAAGCACCTGGCCATCTTGTTCGACGGACTTATACTGAAGGCTTCGGTACACCTGCTTTGTTCGTTTCTCATCAAGATGCAACAGGTCATGCTCGTGACATTGCAATGGATTGGGCAAAAGGAATTGGTTGTGCACGCGTTGGAATTATTGAAACAACATTCAAAGAGGAAACTGAGGAAGACCTTTTTGGTGAACAAGCTGTCCTTTGTGGTGGGTTGACAGCACTTGTTGAAGCTGGCTTTGAAACATTGACTGAAGCTGGCTACGCTGGTGAATTAGCTTATTTTGAAGTTTTACATGAAATGAAATTGATTGTCGACCTTATGTATGAAGGTGGATTTACAAAAATGCGTCAATCCATCTCTAACACCGCTGAATTTGGTGACTATGTGACAGGACCACGTATCATCACTGATGAAGTCAAAGCAAATATGAAGCTCGTCCTCGCTGATATTCAGTCTGGAAAATTTGCACAAGATTTCGTAGATGATTTCAAAGCTGGTCGTCCAAAATTGACAGCCTATCGTGAAGCTGCCAAAAATCTTGAAATTGAAAAAATCGGTGCTGAACTCCGCAAAGCAATGCCATTTACCCAATCAGGAGATGATGACGCGTTCAAGATTTATCAATAG